In Longimicrobium terrae, the following proteins share a genomic window:
- a CDS encoding purine-nucleoside phosphorylase yields the protein MHGTPIHDTVTFLRERFTRAPHAILVLGSGLGGLADEIEDAVRVPFDEIPGFPRRTQALAGHAGQLVAGRMNSVEVVAMQGRFHLYEGWEPADVALPIRALAALGAETMLLTNAAGGIRPGFVPGDLMIIADHLNLMFRNPLIGPTFPGETRFPDMSEPYDLAFRRAAAEVARDLRIPVTEGVYAGLLGPSYETLAEVRMLGRLGADAVGMSTVPEVLVASAIGVKCLGISCITNLAAGLGGQKLSHDEVMEVGARVRDQLAALVRGVLPRIAGSNLASEAAN from the coding sequence ATGCACGGCACCCCGATTCACGACACGGTTACCTTTCTGCGCGAGCGCTTTACCCGCGCGCCGCACGCCATCCTGGTGCTGGGCAGCGGCCTGGGCGGGCTGGCGGATGAAATCGAGGACGCCGTGCGCGTTCCCTTCGACGAAATCCCCGGGTTTCCGCGCCGCACGCAGGCGCTGGCGGGGCATGCGGGGCAGCTGGTGGCCGGGCGGATGAACAGCGTGGAAGTCGTCGCCATGCAGGGCCGTTTTCACCTGTACGAGGGATGGGAGCCCGCGGACGTGGCGCTCCCCATCCGCGCGCTGGCGGCGCTGGGCGCGGAAACCATGCTGCTGACCAACGCGGCCGGCGGCATTCGCCCCGGCTTCGTGCCCGGCGACCTGATGATCATCGCGGACCACCTGAACCTCATGTTCCGCAACCCGCTCATCGGCCCCACCTTTCCGGGGGAAACGCGCTTTCCCGACATGTCGGAGCCATACGACCTGGCGTTCCGCCGCGCCGCCGCCGAGGTGGCGCGCGACCTTCGCATTCCGGTGACGGAGGGCGTGTACGCGGGGCTGCTGGGGCCCAGCTACGAGACGCTGGCGGAAGTGCGGATGCTGGGACGGCTGGGCGCGGACGCGGTCGGCATGTCCACCGTGCCTGAGGTGCTGGTGGCCTCGGCCATCGGGGTAAAGTGCCTGGGCATTTCGTGCATCACCAACCTGGCCGCGGGGCTGGGCGGGCAGAAGCTGTCGCACGACGAGGTCATGGAAGTGGGCGCACGCGTGCGCGACCAGCTTGCGGCGCTCGTCCGCGGGGTCCTGCCGCGCATCGCCGGGAGCAACCTGGCCTCCGAAGCCGCCAACTGA
- a CDS encoding pinensin family lanthipeptide, with product MTKHKLKLEDVEIESFVTAATPKAEGTVRANAMRTEDTCRGQTGLCTGCTPIACY from the coding sequence ATGACCAAGCACAAGCTGAAGCTGGAAGACGTGGAGATCGAGTCCTTCGTGACCGCCGCCACGCCCAAGGCCGAGGGCACGGTGAGAGCCAACGCCATGCGCACCGAAGACACCTGCCGCGGCCAGACCGGCCTTTGCACGGGCTGTACGCCGATCGCCTGCTACTGA
- a CDS encoding SRPBCC family protein, whose product MAERSVEYATFSIERTYPAAVERVYAAWADPARKAEWFACHADYSMDFRVGGREFSRGGEPGGPVYTTEIRFQDIVPGERIVYTYDVLRDEARMSVSVVTVLFEQDGGGTRMTFNEQGVFLDGHDNAAQREHGTRMGLERLDALMGGGVPVH is encoded by the coding sequence ATGGCCGAACGATCGGTGGAATACGCGACCTTTTCGATCGAACGCACCTATCCCGCCGCTGTCGAGCGGGTGTATGCCGCCTGGGCGGATCCGGCGCGCAAGGCGGAGTGGTTCGCCTGCCACGCGGACTATTCGATGGACTTTCGCGTGGGCGGGCGCGAGTTCAGCCGCGGGGGTGAGCCCGGCGGGCCGGTGTACACGACGGAGATCCGCTTTCAGGACATCGTTCCCGGCGAGCGCATCGTCTACACGTACGATGTCCTGCGGGATGAGGCGCGCATGTCGGTTTCCGTCGTCACCGTGCTGTTTGAGCAGGACGGCGGGGGCACGCGGATGACGTTCAACGAGCAGGGCGTGTTTCTGGACGGCCACGACAACGCCGCGCAGCGCGAGCACGGAACGCGGATGGGGCTGGAGCGGCTGGACGCACTGATGGGCGGCGGCGTCCCCGTGCACTGA
- a CDS encoding aldo/keto reductase translates to MKSRTLGQGLVVSELGLGCMGMSDFYQGGSEAESIATLHRALDMGITFLDTADMYGPFTNEELVGRGIRGRRDEVVIATKFGNQRSESGAFMGIRGDPEYVREACDASLRRLGVDHIDLYYQHRVDDKVPIEDTVGAMAELVQAGKVRHLGLSEAAADTVRRAHAVHPIAALQTEYSLWTRDVEENGILQATRELGIGFVPYSPLGRGFLTGRFRTFDDLPADDYRRDSPRFQGENFQKNLDLVNRVQEIAREKGVTASQLALAWVLAQGNDLVPIPGTKHVRYLEENAGATEVQLTADDLARIEAVFPAGAASGTRYPEAGLRTVNR, encoded by the coding sequence ATGAAGTCACGGACGCTTGGGCAGGGGCTTGTGGTTTCCGAGCTGGGGCTCGGCTGCATGGGGATGAGCGACTTCTACCAGGGCGGAAGCGAGGCGGAGTCCATTGCCACGCTGCACCGCGCGCTGGACATGGGCATCACCTTTCTGGACACGGCCGATATGTACGGCCCGTTCACCAACGAGGAACTGGTCGGCCGCGGCATCCGCGGACGCCGCGACGAGGTGGTGATCGCCACCAAGTTCGGCAACCAGCGCTCGGAGTCCGGAGCGTTCATGGGCATCCGCGGCGATCCGGAGTACGTGCGGGAGGCGTGCGACGCCTCGCTGCGGCGGCTGGGCGTGGACCACATCGACCTGTACTACCAGCACCGGGTGGATGACAAGGTGCCCATCGAAGACACGGTTGGCGCCATGGCCGAGCTGGTGCAGGCCGGCAAGGTGCGCCACCTGGGATTGAGCGAGGCCGCGGCAGACACGGTGCGTCGCGCCCACGCCGTGCACCCCATCGCCGCGCTGCAGACGGAGTATTCGCTGTGGACGCGCGACGTGGAGGAAAACGGCATCCTGCAGGCCACGCGCGAGCTGGGGATCGGGTTCGTACCGTACAGCCCGCTGGGCCGCGGCTTTCTGACGGGCCGATTCCGCACCTTTGACGACCTGCCCGCGGACGACTACCGGCGCGACAGCCCGCGCTTTCAGGGCGAAAACTTCCAGAAGAACCTGGACCTCGTCAACCGCGTGCAGGAGATCGCCCGGGAAAAGGGCGTGACCGCGTCGCAGCTGGCGCTGGCCTGGGTGCTGGCGCAGGGCAACGACCTGGTGCCCATCCCCGGCACCAAGCATGTGCGCTACCTGGAGGAGAACGCGGGCGCGACGGAGGTGCAGCTCACCGCGGACGACCTGGCGCGCATCGAGGCGGTGTTCCCCGCCGGCGCCGCGTCCGGAACGCGCTACCCGGAAGCCGGCCTGCGCACCGTCAATCGCTGA
- a CDS encoding ArsR/SmtB family transcription factor, whose protein sequence is MLNHPPSLDLLFHALADPTRRVMVERLSRGPVSVSDLAQPLTISLPAVMQHLRVLEESGLVRSEKVGRVRTCRIEPAALRSAEQWIMDRRATWEHRLDRLGEFLAAEDRPSTPE, encoded by the coding sequence ATGCTTAACCATCCTCCGTCACTCGACCTCCTGTTTCACGCGCTGGCCGATCCCACCCGCCGGGTCATGGTGGAACGGCTGAGCCGCGGGCCCGTGTCGGTAAGCGACCTGGCGCAGCCGCTCACCATATCGCTTCCCGCCGTCATGCAGCACCTGCGGGTGCTGGAGGAAAGCGGGCTGGTGCGGTCGGAAAAGGTGGGGCGGGTGCGCACCTGCCGCATCGAGCCGGCGGCGCTGCGCAGCGCGGAGCAGTGGATCATGGACCGGCGCGCCACGTGGGAGCACCGCCTGGACCGCCTGGGCGAATTCCTCGCGGCGGAGGACCGACCATCAACCCCGGAGTAG